In the genome of Pontibacillus halophilus JSM 076056 = DSM 19796, one region contains:
- a CDS encoding aldo/keto reductase, whose amino-acid sequence MEKRQIHQTDIEATTIGLGTWAIGGSMWGGTDEEESIRTIHAALSKGINLIDTAPAYGYGKSEEIVGKALQQFEGKREDLVLATKVGINWTEDGQLYRDASKERIHEEIEASLERLQTDYIDIYQVHWPDPMVPIEETASALNYLYKQGKIRAIGVSNFSPEQMDTFRQYAPLHVVQPPYNLFEREIEEDILPYVQDHNMHTLLYGSLCRGLLSGKMSRDKQFDGDDLRNNDPKFQQPRFDQYLKAVDELDQLAKEKFNKNVLHLALRFIVDQPGAGTALWGGRRPDQMDPVDEIEDFHIDEATQREIDEILARNIKNPVGPEFMAPPNRNEIE is encoded by the coding sequence ATGGAAAAACGACAAATCCATCAAACTGATATAGAAGCGACAACCATCGGCCTAGGAACATGGGCAATTGGTGGGAGCATGTGGGGAGGCACTGATGAGGAAGAATCCATTAGAACCATCCACGCAGCTCTTTCTAAAGGGATAAATTTAATTGATACTGCCCCTGCCTACGGGTACGGAAAGTCAGAAGAGATTGTAGGTAAGGCGTTACAGCAGTTTGAAGGGAAGCGAGAAGATCTCGTCCTTGCAACGAAAGTCGGCATTAACTGGACAGAAGATGGACAACTATACCGTGATGCTTCAAAAGAACGCATTCATGAAGAAATTGAAGCATCATTAGAGAGACTTCAAACAGATTACATTGATATCTATCAAGTCCATTGGCCAGATCCAATGGTACCCATTGAGGAGACCGCATCGGCACTTAATTACTTATACAAACAAGGGAAAATCCGTGCAATCGGCGTAAGTAACTTCTCACCCGAGCAAATGGACACGTTCAGACAATATGCACCCTTGCATGTCGTACAACCTCCATACAACTTATTCGAACGAGAAATAGAAGAAGACATCTTGCCTTACGTTCAAGACCACAACATGCATACTCTTCTTTATGGAAGTCTATGCCGCGGATTACTGTCAGGGAAAATGTCTCGGGATAAACAATTTGATGGCGATGACCTCCGAAACAATGACCCGAAATTCCAACAACCACGCTTTGATCAGTATTTAAAAGCAGTTGATGAGCTCGATCAACTTGCTAAAGAGAAGTTCAACAAAAACGTTCTTCACTTGGCGTTACGATTCATTGTAGACCAACCTGGAGCAGGTACAGCCTTATGGGGCGGTCGTCGACCAGATCAAATGGATCCTGTTGATGAAATCGAGGACTTCCATATTGATGAAGCAACCCAACGTGAGATTGATGAAATCTTAGCCAGAAACATTAAGAACCCCGTTGGACCTGAATTTATGGCTCCACCGAATCGAAACGAAATCGAATAA
- a CDS encoding penicillin acylase family protein: MPTWQKIVFGGIAVLLFLLILVLIFVNVYINQTVPKVSGEEVVRVLQSDVRVTYDRYGVPHIEASKDADLFRAQGYVQAKERLFQMSMARRQASGTLSEVVGEQAVEQDKYFRTLGLRRAAERSYASYSPEMKEVLQYYSEGVNAFIEEAIASKRLPVEFALVGFSPSEWDPIDSLTIGKYMAFDLGGHWERQAFNYHLLQQYGEEKAYELFPSYPKQAPTIVKDINIGQSFSSAIIPEEFNGSNNWVVSGEKTASGKPLLADDPHLGLATPSIWYEMHLQSPNYNVNGVVFAGVPGIILGHNDEIAWGVTNVGPDVQQLYLEKRHPDEAYTFMYEGEWEKAKVIQEPINVKGEDTIPYTVVETRHGPILSEFAGQSDGEHALALRWTALDATTELEAFLDVNKAKNWNEFEDALAKFHAPAQNFVFTSKDGTIAYKANGKIPIYPDGKDALLPLEGWNAENEWVGYIPYDELPTVINPEQGFIATANNKVVGPDYPYHISHVFAQPYRYARIHEFLEENNHLTVNDMKELQMDVKNLQAEEFVPLFVSKVRNGEVSETMGEALSILEKWDYKDEATQSAPLIFHTWMDHVEEELYKDLSSDVRGLFTGKGQTTDELLRQSFSGEDPQWVQEAGGLEELLTKSLKSSIEELYASFGSELTAMSWGEFHRVEFYHPLSSISYLEPFFNSNSPVPSDGSAVTVMAASHNEEGIVNHGASWRFVFDGSTYEKSEQMVGPGQSGHVKSVWYDNQRKDWVEGGYHTTYLSGYKGQVLTLTAP, from the coding sequence ATGCCCACATGGCAGAAGATTGTGTTCGGTGGAATTGCAGTATTGTTATTTCTTCTCATACTCGTTCTCATCTTTGTAAACGTTTACATTAATCAAACCGTACCTAAAGTGTCTGGAGAAGAAGTTGTTAGAGTGCTTCAATCGGACGTTCGTGTCACGTATGACAGATACGGGGTTCCACATATTGAAGCGAGCAAAGATGCGGATTTATTTCGGGCACAAGGTTATGTGCAGGCGAAAGAGCGCTTGTTCCAAATGAGTATGGCTCGTAGGCAAGCGAGTGGGACTCTTAGTGAGGTGGTAGGGGAACAAGCAGTAGAGCAAGACAAATACTTTCGTACATTGGGGTTAAGAAGGGCGGCGGAGCGGTCTTATGCTTCTTATTCGCCTGAGATGAAGGAAGTTCTTCAGTACTACTCTGAAGGGGTAAATGCCTTTATTGAGGAAGCAATCGCATCTAAACGATTGCCAGTTGAGTTCGCGCTGGTTGGCTTCTCTCCTAGCGAGTGGGATCCGATTGATTCATTAACAATAGGAAAGTACATGGCGTTTGACTTAGGTGGGCACTGGGAAAGACAGGCTTTTAACTATCACCTATTGCAGCAATATGGAGAAGAGAAGGCTTATGAATTGTTCCCATCCTATCCTAAACAAGCTCCAACGATTGTGAAGGACATCAATATTGGTCAAAGCTTTTCTAGCGCAATTATTCCAGAAGAATTCAACGGGAGCAACAATTGGGTTGTGAGCGGTGAGAAAACAGCAAGTGGCAAGCCACTTCTTGCTGACGACCCTCATTTAGGATTGGCAACTCCATCCATCTGGTATGAAATGCATTTACAGTCTCCGAATTATAATGTGAATGGCGTCGTTTTCGCAGGCGTACCTGGAATTATTCTAGGGCATAACGATGAAATTGCCTGGGGCGTCACGAACGTAGGACCCGATGTGCAACAGCTCTATCTTGAGAAAAGGCATCCAGACGAAGCCTATACGTTCATGTACGAAGGAGAGTGGGAAAAGGCAAAGGTAATTCAGGAACCGATCAATGTGAAAGGGGAAGACACAATCCCATATACAGTAGTAGAAACACGGCATGGTCCTATTCTATCTGAATTTGCAGGGCAATCAGATGGGGAACATGCGCTGGCTTTGAGATGGACTGCTCTCGATGCTACAACAGAGCTCGAAGCATTTCTAGACGTGAATAAAGCGAAGAATTGGAATGAGTTTGAAGATGCACTGGCAAAGTTTCATGCCCCCGCGCAAAACTTCGTGTTCACATCGAAAGACGGAACAATCGCATACAAAGCCAATGGGAAAATCCCAATTTATCCTGATGGAAAGGATGCTCTATTGCCGCTTGAGGGGTGGAACGCCGAAAATGAATGGGTGGGGTATATTCCGTATGATGAATTGCCAACTGTAATTAATCCAGAGCAAGGCTTTATTGCGACCGCTAATAACAAAGTAGTTGGACCGGATTATCCATATCATATTAGTCATGTCTTTGCACAGCCTTATCGCTATGCTCGGATTCACGAATTCTTAGAAGAGAATAATCATCTAACTGTAAACGATATGAAGGAACTGCAAATGGATGTGAAGAACCTTCAGGCTGAGGAATTTGTGCCGTTATTTGTTAGTAAAGTAAGAAATGGAGAAGTATCAGAGACAATGGGTGAAGCACTTTCCATCCTCGAGAAGTGGGATTACAAAGATGAAGCGACCCAATCGGCCCCATTAATCTTTCATACATGGATGGACCACGTTGAGGAAGAACTTTACAAAGACTTATCGAGTGATGTCCGAGGGTTGTTTACAGGAAAGGGACAAACGACCGATGAATTATTAAGACAATCTTTCTCCGGTGAGGATCCCCAATGGGTGCAGGAAGCAGGTGGGTTAGAAGAGCTCCTCACAAAGAGTCTGAAGAGCTCGATTGAGGAACTCTACGCTTCGTTTGGTTCTGAGTTAACTGCTATGTCATGGGGAGAATTTCATCGTGTAGAGTTTTACCATCCATTATCGAGTATCTCCTATTTGGAACCATTCTTTAATAGTAATAGCCCTGTCCCATCAGATGGGAGCGCTGTTACCGTCATGGCTGCGTCGCATAACGAGGAAGGGATTGTTAATCATGGAGCATCGTGGAGATTTGTATTTGATGGTTCGACCTATGAGAAATCAGAGCAGATGGTAGGTCCAGGACAATCTGGTCATGTGAAGAGCGTTTGGTATGACAATCAGAGAAAGGACTGGGTTGAAGGAGGATACCATACAACATACTTAAGTGGATATAAAGGACAGGTGCTAACCTTAACCGCACCATAA
- a CDS encoding cation:proton antiporter: MHGFHEVFIQLLILLAVSITVIALAKLLKQPYSIALVLVGLLLGITEIPLLEESEAFITQSSVFQAIIISLFLPILLGDATLNMPYRLFFNLKWTIFSIAFVGTFISFLSIGFGALYFLDLPIVVSFTFAALMSATDPISVISIFKQLGVSEKMSTIMEGESLFNDGIAVVLFKISTIYLLTYIEMGWAGLGSGTLLFLKFSIGGALIGLIIGYVFSQIIRIFDDYPLEITLSALLFFGSYFVAEHFEMSGVIAVVVGGLLFGSYGKKIGMSDETRANITTFWDVITLLANSIIFLMVGLEIQQIDFSGKWGLIVFAILLVLVGRTLAIYISTSITGKLNQKETFLVNWGGLRGSLSIALALSLPMDFTGREEILILTFSVVIFSLVVQGLSVAPVVKTFGLSEDKE; encoded by the coding sequence ATGCATGGGTTCCATGAAGTCTTTATTCAACTGCTAATATTATTAGCCGTATCGATTACGGTAATTGCACTGGCAAAGCTCTTAAAGCAGCCCTACTCCATCGCACTAGTATTGGTGGGGTTGTTGCTTGGCATTACTGAAATTCCTTTGCTTGAAGAGTCTGAAGCATTTATTACTCAATCGAGCGTCTTTCAAGCCATTATTATTTCTTTGTTTCTACCTATTCTCCTCGGGGATGCCACTTTAAATATGCCCTATCGACTGTTCTTTAATCTGAAATGGACCATCTTCTCTATTGCCTTTGTTGGGACGTTTATTTCTTTCTTAAGTATTGGATTTGGTGCTCTATACTTCTTGGATTTACCCATCGTTGTGTCGTTCACCTTTGCTGCTTTGATGAGCGCGACAGACCCAATCAGTGTCATAAGCATCTTTAAGCAGCTTGGTGTATCAGAGAAAATGTCAACGATAATGGAAGGGGAATCGTTGTTCAACGATGGAATTGCCGTTGTACTGTTTAAGATCTCGACGATTTACTTACTCACTTATATTGAAATGGGTTGGGCAGGCTTAGGGAGCGGGACGCTTCTCTTCCTGAAATTTAGTATTGGTGGCGCCCTAATTGGGTTGATAATAGGTTATGTGTTCTCTCAAATCATCCGAATATTTGACGATTATCCTTTAGAAATTACGCTGTCAGCACTATTGTTCTTTGGAAGTTACTTTGTAGCAGAGCATTTCGAAATGTCTGGGGTAATTGCCGTTGTCGTAGGAGGTCTCTTATTTGGGAGTTATGGGAAGAAGATTGGAATGTCGGATGAAACAAGAGCCAACATTACGACCTTCTGGGATGTCATTACACTGCTTGCGAACTCCATTATCTTTTTGATGGTTGGTCTCGAAATTCAACAAATCGATTTTAGTGGGAAGTGGGGGCTGATTGTATTTGCCATCCTACTCGTACTTGTTGGTCGAACGTTAGCGATTTATATTAGTACAAGTATCACAGGCAAACTCAACCAGAAGGAGACCTTCCTTGTGAACTGGGGTGGGTTAAGAGGTAGCTTGTCCATTGCACTTGCCTTAAGCCTTCCCATGGACTTTACTGGTAGGGAAGAGATATTGATTCTTACGTTTTCAGTGGTCATCTTCTCTTTAGTTGTTCAAGGATTGTCTGTCGCACCCGTTGTTAAAACGTTCGGCTTATCAGAGGACAAAGAATAA
- the nfsA gene encoding oxygen-insensitive NADPH nitroreductase translates to MNETIETILNHRSIRSFTDEALTNEQIDTIVETALMASTSSFMHAYSIIGITDQKKKDQLAEVSGQHYVKENGHMMIFCADLSRFSRMGRDNEVEEMKTNFESTEHLLVSSIDAALAAQNAAIAAESMGLGICYIGSLRNDIARVDSLLELPQHVIPLFGMVFGHPNANTEKKPRLPKEAVYHENRYDPEQDKYIEAFDKKIAAYYAKRKQNARQDTWSDQMTRRFKKPIRLDVTDYVQRKGFNKR, encoded by the coding sequence ATGAATGAAACAATCGAAACAATCCTTAATCATCGCTCAATTCGTTCCTTTACAGATGAAGCCTTAACAAATGAACAGATTGATACCATTGTAGAGACTGCTCTTATGGCATCTACATCAAGCTTTATGCATGCCTATTCCATCATTGGGATTACTGACCAGAAGAAGAAAGACCAATTAGCAGAAGTAAGCGGACAACATTATGTTAAAGAAAATGGGCACATGATGATCTTTTGCGCAGATTTATCTCGCTTTTCAAGAATGGGCAGGGACAATGAAGTAGAAGAGATGAAGACAAACTTTGAAAGCACCGAACATTTACTCGTCTCTTCAATCGACGCTGCACTTGCTGCGCAGAACGCGGCCATTGCTGCAGAATCAATGGGGCTTGGTATCTGTTACATTGGAAGCTTGCGAAATGATATCGCTCGTGTAGATTCCTTGCTAGAGCTTCCCCAACATGTCATTCCTCTATTTGGAATGGTGTTCGGACATCCCAATGCCAACACCGAGAAGAAGCCTCGTCTACCGAAAGAAGCAGTGTATCACGAGAATCGATATGATCCAGAACAGGACAAGTATATCGAGGCTTTCGATAAGAAGATTGCTGCCTATTACGCCAAGCGAAAGCAGAATGCTCGTCAAGATACGTGGAGTGACCAAATGACTCGAAGGTTTAAGAAGCCGATCCGATTAGATGTTACAGACTATGTACAACGTAAAGGGTTTAATAAACGATAA
- a CDS encoding daunorubicin resistance protein DrrA family ABC transporter ATP-binding protein, whose amino-acid sequence MVKGTIVVNQLSKTFTKGSVTAVKDVSFDVKEGEFFAFLGPNGAGKSTTVQILTTLIEASSGSVYVAEQDVTSSPQEVRKHIGVALQETGIDPGLTGREMLMLQCRIFGYKEKEVKERSNELLRVVQLEEAADRVSGNYSGGMRRRLDLALTLVNRPKILFLDEPTTGLDPSNRKSIWRYLEKLNKEEGTTVFLTTQYLEEADYLADRICIIDGGEIVASGTPEELKRSIGNDLLVLRFHSEADGIEALRALQQWGNEGDMVRVGAEIKAYAQDGTKLMVDVVRTLDQSGISIDNMNLTSPTLDDIFLKITNKEASKGKGVNLYGE is encoded by the coding sequence TTGGTAAAGGGAACAATTGTAGTGAATCAGTTATCCAAAACCTTTACAAAGGGGAGCGTTACAGCTGTTAAGGACGTAAGTTTCGACGTGAAAGAAGGGGAGTTCTTCGCTTTCTTAGGACCGAATGGAGCTGGGAAGTCGACGACTGTCCAAATCCTAACGACTCTTATTGAAGCGAGTTCTGGTTCTGTTTATGTAGCCGAGCAAGATGTCACCAGTTCACCTCAGGAAGTTCGAAAGCATATCGGAGTGGCCCTACAGGAAACAGGTATTGACCCTGGGCTGACTGGACGAGAAATGCTCATGTTGCAATGCAGGATTTTCGGTTATAAAGAAAAGGAAGTAAAGGAACGTAGCAACGAGTTGCTTAGAGTGGTTCAACTTGAAGAAGCAGCGGATCGTGTCTCTGGAAATTATTCTGGTGGGATGAGGAGAAGATTGGATTTAGCGTTGACCCTCGTTAATCGACCCAAGATTCTATTTCTAGATGAACCAACAACAGGACTCGACCCTTCTAACCGTAAGAGTATCTGGAGGTATTTAGAGAAATTAAATAAAGAAGAAGGAACGACAGTCTTTCTAACAACTCAGTACTTAGAAGAAGCGGACTATCTTGCAGACCGAATTTGTATTATAGATGGAGGAGAAATTGTTGCTTCAGGAACGCCCGAAGAGCTTAAACGAAGTATTGGAAACGATTTACTTGTACTTCGATTCCATAGTGAAGCAGATGGAATCGAAGCTCTGCGCGCATTACAACAGTGGGGGAATGAAGGGGACATGGTCCGGGTGGGTGCAGAAATTAAAGCGTATGCGCAAGATGGAACGAAACTAATGGTAGATGTTGTTCGCACCCTCGACCAAAGTGGAATCTCCATTGACAATATGAATTTAACCTCACCTACACTGGATGATATCTTCTTGAAGATAACGAACAAAGAGGCGTCTAAAGGAAAGGGTGTAAACCTTTATGGGGAATAA
- a CDS encoding ABC transporter permease, translated as MGNNVLRDTWILSKRSIVTVIRNPFVFIPNLLISMFFLVVYDSGLSGISELPAFEGANYLAFILPVSVVSAAIGGAGGSGQAIVKDIENGFFQRLLLTPASRLSIVLGPIIAGMFQLLLQTILIILIAYIMGVESATGVLGMGVVLLIAIGWGLAFAGYSVGIALKTKNAQAAQAGTLIFFPLIFLSTTFVPYDLIESGWLKVAATINPTTYIFESMRAVLIDGWVFWDIAQGFIAIAIACLITISFAAFSAKKAVSRG; from the coding sequence ATGGGGAATAACGTTTTGAGGGATACGTGGATTTTATCCAAGCGAAGCATTGTAACGGTTATTCGAAATCCATTTGTGTTCATTCCAAACTTGTTAATTTCCATGTTCTTTCTCGTTGTCTATGACAGTGGATTAAGTGGCATTAGTGAACTTCCTGCCTTTGAAGGGGCGAACTATCTAGCGTTTATCTTACCTGTCTCAGTTGTTTCGGCTGCGATTGGAGGAGCTGGTGGGTCTGGCCAAGCTATTGTCAAAGATATTGAGAATGGCTTCTTCCAAAGGTTGCTATTAACACCAGCTTCAAGACTTTCGATTGTACTTGGACCCATTATAGCTGGAATGTTTCAGTTGCTCTTACAAACGATTCTAATTATCTTAATCGCATATATCATGGGAGTAGAATCAGCGACTGGTGTGCTAGGGATGGGTGTTGTCCTTCTAATTGCGATTGGATGGGGACTTGCCTTTGCGGGATATTCAGTCGGCATAGCTTTAAAAACCAAAAACGCACAGGCTGCTCAAGCGGGTACGTTGATTTTCTTTCCGTTGATCTTTCTTAGTACCACATTTGTGCCGTACGATTTAATCGAGAGTGGTTGGTTGAAGGTAGCGGCAACGATTAACCCAACTACTTACATCTTTGAAAGTATGAGAGCGGTTCTAATCGATGGGTGGGTATTCTGGGATATTGCTCAAGGGTTTATCGCAATTGCAATCGCTTGTCTGATTACAATCTCCTTCGCTGCCTTTAGCGCTAAGAAAGCCGTAAGCAGAGGCTAG
- a CDS encoding putative holin-like toxin encodes MNAITIYEALMLMIGFGSLIAAIMHKK; translated from the coding sequence GTGAACGCCATTACAATATACGAAGCTTTGATGTTAATGATTGGATTTGGATCATTAATTGCAGCCATCATGCACAAAAAATAA
- a CDS encoding rhodanese-like domain-containing protein, which translates to MKTLTAKEVQEKLEQGEQLNIIDVREDDEVREGMIPGAKHVRLGTVEERVSEFDKDKEYVMVCRSGGRSGKAYQYLESQGFNVINMEGGMLAWEGETK; encoded by the coding sequence ATGAAAACACTAACAGCAAAAGAAGTACAAGAAAAATTAGAGCAAGGTGAACAACTAAATATCATCGACGTTCGTGAAGATGACGAGGTAAGAGAGGGCATGATCCCTGGTGCGAAACATGTCCGTCTTGGAACCGTTGAAGAGCGTGTATCTGAGTTTGACAAAGATAAAGAATACGTAATGGTTTGCCGTTCTGGTGGCCGTAGCGGGAAAGCATACCAGTACCTAGAATCACAAGGTTTCAATGTGATTAACATGGAAGGCGGCATGCTAGCTTGGGAAGGAGAAACCAAGTAA
- a CDS encoding MBL fold metallo-hydrolase, which yields MAKKMTVEQLVRKIMKEESVDLIDVRSKANYDDWKVEGKSVNVVNAPYEEIHDVHALKEKLPDGEFVIVCNQDPTARKVAALLEEAGMDGFYYLEGGMRAFGEHIEPVFVSELPDGGELYQFVRLGKGCLSYAVMSEGQAAIVDPSRTIQPYLDFVEDKGLTLTHVIDTHLHADHISGGLKLAEEVEADYWLSSKDGATAEYDFRPLEDVQEIQVGLSVITLVPSQTPGHTKGSITLLVANEFLLTGDTLFVQSVGRPDLAGKAEQWVDDLYETLFERYKSYAPSVVVLPGHFASMDEWNQHGYIGETLGHLYKHNRGLEASGRSEFVEMVLSHLSTQPNDYEDIRQVNLGKLQPSEDEQRSMEVGPNRCAVHEGKG from the coding sequence TTGGCTAAGAAGATGACGGTGGAACAGCTCGTACGTAAGATCATGAAAGAAGAGTCTGTAGACCTCATAGATGTCCGTTCTAAAGCAAATTATGATGATTGGAAGGTAGAAGGGAAATCCGTGAACGTTGTGAATGCTCCATATGAGGAGATTCACGATGTGCATGCTCTAAAAGAGAAACTGCCTGATGGGGAGTTTGTGATTGTGTGTAACCAGGACCCCACTGCTAGGAAAGTGGCTGCCTTACTAGAGGAAGCGGGAATGGATGGGTTCTATTATTTAGAAGGTGGAATGCGTGCCTTTGGTGAGCACATTGAACCTGTCTTCGTTAGTGAATTGCCAGATGGGGGAGAGTTGTACCAATTTGTTCGGCTCGGTAAGGGCTGTCTTTCTTATGCGGTAATGAGCGAAGGGCAGGCAGCTATTGTTGATCCAAGTCGAACGATTCAGCCATACCTCGACTTTGTGGAAGATAAGGGATTGACCCTTACCCATGTGATTGATACCCATCTTCATGCGGACCACATTTCTGGTGGACTGAAGCTAGCTGAGGAAGTGGAGGCTGATTATTGGTTGTCTTCTAAGGACGGAGCAACAGCTGAGTATGACTTTCGACCATTAGAAGATGTACAAGAAATTCAAGTGGGGCTCTCTGTAATTACACTCGTGCCTTCTCAAACGCCAGGTCATACGAAGGGATCCATCACTTTACTCGTTGCTAACGAGTTTCTGCTAACAGGTGATACGCTCTTTGTTCAATCAGTCGGTCGACCAGATTTGGCTGGGAAAGCGGAGCAATGGGTGGATGACCTATACGAAACCTTGTTCGAACGATATAAATCCTATGCCCCTTCAGTTGTTGTGTTGCCAGGCCACTTTGCTAGTATGGATGAATGGAACCAGCATGGGTACATTGGAGAGACGCTAGGACATTTATATAAGCACAATCGAGGGTTAGAAGCTTCTGGGCGTTCTGAATTTGTAGAGATGGTGTTATCACATCTGTCAACGCAACCGAACGATTACGAAGACATTCGTCAAGTGAATCTTGGGAAGCTTCAACCGAGTGAAGACGAACAACGATCGATGGAAGTCGGACCTAACCGATGTGCTGTTCATGAAGGGAAAGGATGA
- a CDS encoding haloacid dehalogenase type II — protein MSIKAFVFDAYGTLFDVHSVKEKLEEQYPLKGEAISEAWRSRQVHYFMVRQLIHNYASFEEVTSWALQDALQVNGVTYNEEQVEQFMSVYEHLHPFEEVKDVLHQLQDHQLVVFTNGTQALSRPLLKNNGLDDMLRLLTADEQGIYKPDPMAYDYALKELGVEKEEVLFMSSNPWDITGAKSFGFQTAWIRRGKGEFPKLGFVPDYIYEDLTGILAFK, from the coding sequence ATGTCCATAAAGGCTTTTGTATTTGATGCCTATGGCACGTTATTTGACGTGCATTCCGTAAAGGAGAAATTAGAGGAACAGTATCCTTTGAAGGGAGAGGCCATTAGTGAAGCGTGGCGAAGTCGTCAGGTTCACTATTTCATGGTTCGACAATTGATTCATAACTATGCTTCATTTGAAGAAGTTACGTCTTGGGCGCTGCAGGATGCCTTACAGGTAAACGGTGTGACTTATAATGAAGAACAAGTTGAGCAGTTTATGAGCGTCTATGAGCACCTCCATCCTTTCGAAGAAGTTAAGGATGTGCTTCATCAATTACAAGACCACCAGCTTGTTGTCTTTACAAATGGAACACAAGCCTTATCACGTCCACTCCTTAAGAACAATGGGTTGGACGACATGTTGAGGTTATTAACAGCAGATGAACAAGGCATTTATAAGCCTGACCCGATGGCGTATGACTATGCGTTAAAGGAACTTGGAGTAGAGAAGGAAGAAGTACTCTTTATGTCTAGTAACCCTTGGGACATTACGGGGGCTAAATCATTCGGATTCCAAACGGCATGGATTCGAAGAGGGAAAGGGGAATTTCCTAAACTAGGATTCGTACCAGACTACATCTACGAAGACTTAACTGGAATCTTAGCCTTTAAATAG
- the corA gene encoding magnesium/cobalt transporter CorA, with product MIRTLAYTKDNRLIEGLPLDQMQGEEIIWYWVDFIEPTPGETQKLDTVFDFHPLAIEDCIHTLQRPKLDYYEEHTFFVIHSLNSKTLEKEEIDIFSGDGFIVTYHKHTSAELEQVWNRLKRSKQPDQWEEFIVFYELLDKVVDNYFPIVYAIEDHINEIEDNTRNSNMEKLLEQLFDTRSDLLMMRQTVHPMRDLLYRMISTHHLEGVRERKEYFADIHDHLLKVSELIESNREMTQDIRDSYLSLNSHQTNRTMQILTVISVIFMPLTFIVGIYGMNFSYMPELSWKYSYFFVLAIMAMMTFGMVAWFKKKGWFD from the coding sequence ATGATTCGAACCTTGGCCTATACAAAGGATAATCGTCTAATTGAAGGGCTGCCTTTAGATCAAATGCAAGGGGAGGAAATTATTTGGTACTGGGTCGATTTTATTGAGCCAACACCAGGTGAAACACAAAAGCTTGATACCGTTTTCGACTTTCACCCCCTTGCTATAGAGGATTGCATCCATACGTTGCAACGGCCGAAATTGGATTATTACGAGGAACATACATTCTTTGTAATCCATTCATTAAATTCGAAGACGTTGGAGAAAGAAGAAATCGATATCTTTAGTGGAGATGGATTTATTGTAACGTACCACAAGCACACATCTGCTGAACTAGAGCAAGTATGGAATCGATTGAAGCGAAGTAAGCAGCCTGACCAGTGGGAAGAATTTATCGTCTTTTACGAATTGCTCGACAAAGTCGTGGATAATTACTTTCCAATCGTATATGCGATTGAGGACCATATTAATGAAATCGAAGACAACACGAGAAACTCGAATATGGAGAAGTTGCTTGAGCAATTATTTGATACAAGAAGTGACTTGTTGATGATGCGACAGACGGTTCACCCAATGAGGGACCTTCTCTATCGGATGATTAGCACACATCATCTGGAGGGGGTGCGAGAGCGTAAGGAATATTTCGCTGACATTCACGACCATCTATTGAAGGTTTCAGAACTCATTGAATCCAATCGTGAGATGACACAAGACATACGTGATAGTTATCTATCGTTAAACTCTCATCAAACGAATCGAACGATGCAAATCCTTACCGTCATATCTGTCATCTTTATGCCATTAACGTTCATCGTAGGGATTTATGGAATGAACTTTAGTTATATGCCGGAGCTATCATGGAAATACAGTTATTTCTTCGTATTGGCGATTATGGCGATGATGACATTTGGAATGGTGGCATGGTTTAAGAAAAAGGGCTGGTTTGATTAA